In the genome of Populus trichocarpa isolate Nisqually-1 chromosome 10, P.trichocarpa_v4.1, whole genome shotgun sequence, the window AACAAGCAATTCCAAATGTCCAACACCTAATAAATCACCATCAGCATCGCCTAAGAAACTCTGGCCAAAAATTAGTAACAAGGCAATTCCATTCATGGACAGGAAAAAAGATGGTGCTGATGATGAAGACGCTAAGGTACCCGAAACTGAAATTAAAGAGGAAGCTGGGGGATATGAAGAAGATGGGCTGTGGCAAAAATCAATCTTGATGGGAGAGAAATGTCAGCCACCGGAATTTTCAGGTGTGATATTCTATGATGGTCGTGGGAATCAATTGCCTCAGATGCCAAGGTCACCTAGGGCCAGTCCCTTGCCAAGTATTTCATTTCGGGCTGTCAAAGATGCCAATTAGCTAGAGGCATCCAATTATATGTCCCCAGGTAAATATATGCATGGTCTGGAAAATAtgtgtataatttattttttatgacatattAATCTAAGAGTTCAAAATAAAATCGTACGTGCTAAAACATTGAGTGTATGGTGGTACATCTACCATAACATATCGTTCATGTTTGTTGGTGATTGATGGAGATGATCCGGAGGGAAAAGGATGCCAAAGATCCTACGGAATTGGACGGCGTTtggtggttttaaaaaaaagaagactcaGAGATGGTGAAATCTCGTTTGGGCTCTCCCTTATTTCCTGTCGATTTTAGTTAGATTTGTCTCTTTGGCTACCAATCTAGCGAGATATTGTTTTCAGGCAATCAAGGGTGGTCGGGATATGTTTACCCGACTCTAGAATTTTCACCCCGATTCGATATTTCGACCAAATCTCTTCAACGAAGTatggttgtaattattttttatagtattttttatttaaaaatatattaaaataatttttttattttttaaaaattatttttaatattaacgcatcaaaataatctaaaaacaccaaaaaaaaattaatttaaaaaaaaattaattttttaaaaatatttttaaaatacaaaaataaacagacgTTTATCAATGTCAAGGAAAATAGAGTTTAgagtgttgaaaaaaaaaaaaaaaaagctctccGTGCATGTCTTGTGACCTGAATGTGGATTATAATAGTTTACCTTTACAACAAAGAATTGGTCGTTGGGAgcaaaattatcttttctatAAGGTTTATTTGTCAATGTCATGTTGAACAcgtatatattattctttttatactttta includes:
- the LOC7489373 gene encoding uncharacterized protein LOC7489373 gives rise to the protein MVRVLMVDHVGHHIEGSVPLAIGLFISVSVLVALCAKHSIWRTQQKHQYSCAATSNSKCPTPNKSPSASPKKLWPKISNKAIPFMDRKKDGADDEDAKVPETEIKEEAGGYEEDGLWQKSILMGEKCQPPEFSGVIFYDGRGNQLPQMPRSPRASPLPSISFRAVKDAN